Genomic segment of Chloroflexota bacterium:
AGGTGATATGGCCTTTATCGAGGTCAAGGTCGCCCACCGCAAGGGTGACGACTTCGGTGACTCTCATGCCGGTGGCGTAAAGCAGTTCCAGCAGGGCGCGGTCGCGCAGAGCTTTAGGGCCGCTGGCGTGCATTGGCGCGGCCAGGAGGTGTTCCACTTCTTCATGAGTCAGGATGCGCGGCGCGCGCTTTTCGATCCGGGGCGACTCAAGACCGCGCGTCGGGTCGGCGGAGAGGATGCCCTGGGTGGAAAGGAAGTGGAAGAACGATTTGACCGCCGCCACCTTTCGGGCGACGGTGGCCGAAGCATAACCCCGCCCCTGCATGTCGGCCAGGTAGCCTTTCAGCAAGTCCGGGGTGCAGTCGCGCGGCTCCAGCACCGGGCCGGTCGGGCGTGTTCGCAAATACTCGACAAACTGGGTGAGGTCGTTGAGGTAGGCGGCGATGGTGTTTTCTGAGTAGCTCTTCCCAGCGGTCAACGAGTCTAGAAAGCGGTTGAGGTATTGCTCCATCCAAAATCCTCCTTCCTATGTTCCAGCAAGATCACATAACAAGATTATAGTCGCGAGTTTTCATAATGCAACTCCCGAAAACCAGGTGGAGTGTCCGTCAAAGTTTTGGGTTTCCGGCGTTTTCACAGACTCTTTCGATTGTGTAAGGTGAGTTGGTGAGTCTGGTGATACAATTCGCGCAATGTTCAGCAACCAGAGCGCCCTTCTGCTCCACAACCCCCGCCAACTCAACTACGGTCTTGCCGTCACCGACGTGGATGGCGACGGCGCATTTGAGTTGATCGTCGCCGGGTTCGGCTACCCCAATCTGGTGCTCAAGTGGAACGGCGCCGGCTTCGTCAACATAGCCACCGAGGCCCTGGCCGATCCTAACAGGCAAGCCATCGGCGTGGCCGCCGCCGACATTGACGACGATGGCCGCGAAGAGATTTACATTCTCAACACCGACAGCTTCGGCGGCCAGAAGCGGCTGGCCGACCGCCTGTTTGTTTTTAGCGACGATGACTGGCTCGATTTGTTTTCGGTGAGCAGTAACCGGGCCGCCATCAACCTTACAGCCGGCCGCTCGGTGGCGGCGGTGGATCGCGACGGCGACGGGCGTTACGGATTCTTTGTGGCCAACTACGGCGGCCCGATGCGCCTCTACGAGTTGAATGAAGACGGCGAGATCGCCGACGTGGCTCACCAGGCCGGGTTGAGTCTAGTCACTGGCGGGCGCAGTCTGGTGGCCCTGCCGTTAGCGTCGGAGCGCATGGATATTTTTGCCGGCAACGAGAACGGCCCCAATTTTCTCTTCGTCAATCGTGGCAACGGCAAGTATGAAGAGGCGGCCAGAGCCTACGGCCTCGACGACGCTTTTGAGCACGCCCGCGGCGTGGCCGTGCTGGACGCCGACGGCGACGGTCGCTTCGACCTGGTTTGCGGCAACTGGGAAGGCCCGCACCGCCTGTTTGTGCAAACGAGCAACGCGAGTGACGGCCATTTCCGCGAGGTGGCCCCGCCGGCCCTGGCTGAGCCGTCGCGGGTGCGCACCGTGCTCGCCGCCGATTTTGACAACGACGGCTACGAAGAAATTTTCTTCAACAACATTGACGAGTCGAATCGGTTGTTTGGTTTGCGAGAGGGCCATTGGACAAAGCTGAGGATCGGCGACGCGCTGGAGCCGGAAGGGCTGGGAACCGGCGCGGCGGTGGGCGACTTTGACGGCGACGGGCGGCTGGAGTTGTTCGTCGCCCACGGCGAGTCGGCTCCCCAACCCCTCACCCTGTATCACACCCCGAAGAACGGCCATCACTGGTTGCGCGTTCTGCCGCTCACCGAGCAGGGCGCTCCGGCCCGTGGGGCTGTCGTCACCGTCCTCGCCGGTGGCCGGACTCAGCGCCGGGCGATTGACGCCGGAAGCGGTTACCTTTGCCAAATGGAGCCGGTGGCGCATTTCGGCCTGGGCAAGGCTTCAGACATCGAGCAGGTGGAAGTGCGCTGGCTCGACGGCAAGATCGTCACCCTCAACGCGCCGCAAGCCGATCAACTCCTCCGCGTCTCTCACCCCAACCGATTGGACGCCGACTCCAAACGCCGCAACAAGCACGGCTTCAGCTTTTAAGTTGTGGCCCGCTTGCACAAATTGTCACGGGCAGGTTTCAGAACCATCTGCGCGCTTCGCGTCCGTGAACTCGATGGCTTCGCATTTTTCTGCATTGCCAAAGCCGCCCCGTTGATCTAACATACACGGCAGAAAGGATGCCCTTCATGGACCCAACTACTCTCGCCGCCGCCGCCACCGCCCTGCTTGCGCCTTATGTTGCCAAAGCCGGAGAGAAGCTTGCCGAGAAGGTGGGCGAAAAACTGCCTGATCAAATGGGCAAGTTGTGGGCGGCCATTGCCGACAAGTTCAAAGGCAAGCCCGCCGCCGAAGAAGCGGCTAAAGATTTGGCCGCCAATCCTAAAGACGAAGACAACCAGGCCGCCTTCCGCAAAGAGTTGAGGAAAGTTCTCGAAGCTGACACTGGTTTTGTCGCCGAATTAGAAAAGTTATTGAAGAGCACAAGCGGAGATATTATTCTTAATGCTGGCTCTGGCGCGGCGGCAAGCCACGGCGGCATAGCTGTCGGCGGGAATGTTGGCGGTAGCATAATACATGGCAACGGCACCACCATCACCACGAACGTCCGCCAGGGCGGCATTGACAACAGCGGCTCGATCACGATTGGCGAAGGCGATGTGACTGGTGAGGACAAAAACAGTTAACCGCAAAGACGCAAAGAGCGCGAAGATTCTTTGATTCCTTTGTGTCCTTCGCGCCTTTGCGGTGAGGTTTCGATGAACGGAACTCTAGCTCTCGTCGGCAGTGGTGAATATTTGGAACCGATGGAACCGGTGGATCGTCTGCTCCTCAGCCGGTTGAGCGGCGAGGCGCGGGTGGCCTGCCTGCCCACCGCCGCCGGAACCGAAGGCCCGAAGATGATCGCTCACTGGTCTCAACTTGGCGTGGATCACTTCAATAAGTTGGGCGCAATGGTCGAAGCGGTTGAGGTGATTGACCGGGCGACGGCCAATGACGACTCGCTCGCCGCTAAAATCCGCGCCGCCAATTTCGTCTACCTGTCCGGCGGCAATCCCGGTTATCTTTACAAGACGTTGAAGGACTCGGCGGCCTGGGCGGCGATCACGGGCGTGTTGGAAAACGGCGGCGTGGTGGCCGGCTGTAGCGCCGGGGCGATGATCTTCGGCGAGAATATTCCCAGCTTCCCAACCATCTGGCCGCTTCAACCGGCCTTCAACTTTGTGCCCGGTGTCATCATGCCTCACTACGACGAGT
This window contains:
- a CDS encoding tyrosine recombinase yields the protein MEQYLNRFLDSLTAGKSYSENTIAAYLNDLTQFVEYLRTRPTGPVLEPRDCTPDLLKGYLADMQGRGYASATVARKVAAVKSFFHFLSTQGILSADPTRGLESPRIEKRAPRILTHEEVEHLLAAPMHASGPKALRDRALLELLYATGMRVTEVVTLAVGDLDLDKGHITCRGKNGKQRLIPIRNETTITSLKEYLLRSRPGLVKETHDPALFLNHRGQKLTRQGLWLIIKAYADAAGISADVTPHTLRHSFAKHLLGTGENMHRLQELLGHANLSTTLIYAQTEKTND
- a CDS encoding CRTAC1 family protein, which gives rise to MFSNQSALLLHNPRQLNYGLAVTDVDGDGAFELIVAGFGYPNLVLKWNGAGFVNIATEALADPNRQAIGVAAADIDDDGREEIYILNTDSFGGQKRLADRLFVFSDDDWLDLFSVSSNRAAINLTAGRSVAAVDRDGDGRYGFFVANYGGPMRLYELNEDGEIADVAHQAGLSLVTGGRSLVALPLASERMDIFAGNENGPNFLFVNRGNGKYEEAARAYGLDDAFEHARGVAVLDADGDGRFDLVCGNWEGPHRLFVQTSNASDGHFREVAPPALAEPSRVRTVLAADFDNDGYEEIFFNNIDESNRLFGLREGHWTKLRIGDALEPEGLGTGAAVGDFDGDGRLELFVAHGESAPQPLTLYHTPKNGHHWLRVLPLTEQGAPARGAVVTVLAGGRTQRRAIDAGSGYLCQMEPVAHFGLGKASDIEQVEVRWLDGKIVTLNAPQADQLLRVSHPNRLDADSKRRNKHGFSF
- a CDS encoding Type 1 glutamine amidotransferase-like domain-containing protein, with product MNGTLALVGSGEYLEPMEPVDRLLLSRLSGEARVACLPTAAGTEGPKMIAHWSQLGVDHFNKLGAMVEAVEVIDRATANDDSLAAKIRAANFVYLSGGNPGYLYKTLKDSAAWAAITGVLENGGVVAGCSAGAMIFGENIPSFPTIWPLQPAFNFVPGVIMPHYDEFGDGLKQAVRTLAGKKTLLGIEGNTALVKQGGKFEVAGSGGVTVWNGKLKRRFTNGERVEWK